In Candidatus Contubernalis alkalaceticus, the following proteins share a genomic window:
- a CDS encoding TRAP transporter small permease subunit has translation MKKFTSIIDSITEWAGKIISFLIVPLMLMLAYDIIIRKIDTASIYVYDLSLWLFSLLFLTGISWVLLNGDHISIEVFSEKYPARMKIFLNLITLVIFLLPLCLIQISGGFEDFMFALTTKQQSVYSPWRVVVWPMKAMLPAGFALLLLQTISETVKNIYALIDSPKDASTDASADNSTVISEGSDPA, from the coding sequence TTGAAAAAGTTTACTAGTATTATAGATAGTATTACAGAATGGGCTGGTAAAATAATTAGTTTTCTTATAGTGCCCCTGATGCTAATGTTAGCCTATGATATCATAATCAGAAAAATAGATACGGCTTCTATATATGTTTATGATTTAAGCTTATGGTTATTTTCCTTGTTGTTTTTGACAGGGATCTCATGGGTTCTGTTAAATGGGGACCATATCAGCATTGAAGTTTTTTCTGAAAAATACCCTGCTCGCATGAAGATATTTCTTAACCTGATTACTCTGGTAATCTTTCTTTTACCTTTATGTTTAATACAGATTTCCGGAGGATTTGAAGACTTTATGTTCGCACTTACAACAAAACAGCAGTCTGTTTATTCACCCTGGCGGGTAGTTGTCTGGCCGATGAAGGCGATGCTGCCGGCTGGGTTTGCCTTATTGCTTTTACAAACAATATCTGAAACTGTGAAGAACATATATGCGTTAATTGATTCCCCGAAAGATGCTTCAACAGATGCTTCGGCAGATAATTCAACAGTTATTTCAGAAGGGAGTGATCCTGCATGA
- the dctP gene encoding TRAP transporter substrate-binding protein DctP, producing the protein MMKHMWYTDGGGLELMRDVFKDEYGVVLFPSTPLIAQTYWYTKDPINNVDDLLKLKVRSAGARALTADNAGISVVTLPGGEIVPAMERGVIDGCEFSDAYSDGGIGFFDVSNYLYYTERAIGGHLDFAVNGAIWDALPQDLKDAVDRASRDVADYALTRSTINNINIWKEAEAQGLEIRMLPKDVEDYMHEKNLEFYAEWSAKDPLVKKILDSMMEFGEEHAHFEQIAARGVFQIDDLVR; encoded by the coding sequence ATGATGAAACATATGTGGTATACCGATGGTGGTGGGTTAGAGTTGATGAGGGATGTATTTAAGGATGAATATGGCGTTGTGCTTTTCCCCAGCACACCTCTTATTGCACAAACATATTGGTACACTAAAGATCCTATTAATAATGTTGATGATCTATTAAAATTGAAAGTACGATCCGCTGGTGCAAGGGCTCTTACTGCTGATAATGCTGGTATTTCAGTAGTTACACTTCCTGGTGGAGAAATTGTTCCTGCCATGGAGCGGGGAGTTATTGATGGATGCGAATTTAGTGATGCCTATTCAGACGGTGGAATAGGGTTTTTTGATGTCTCTAACTATTTATACTATACAGAACGTGCCATTGGCGGACATCTTGACTTTGCCGTCAACGGGGCAATTTGGGATGCGCTGCCCCAAGATTTAAAGGATGCAGTGGACCGGGCAAGCAGAGACGTTGCAGATTATGCTCTAACAAGATCTACTATTAATAATATAAACATCTGGAAAGAGGCTGAAGCACAAGGCCTGGAAATAAGGATGCTGCCCAAGGATGTTGAAGATTATATGCATGAGAAGAACTTAGAATTTTATGCTGAGTGGAGTGCGAAAGACCCCTTGGTTAAAAAGATTCTTGATTCTATGATGGAATTTGGAGAAGAGCATGCGCATTTTGAACAAATTGCTGCAAGAGGTGTGTTCCAGATTGATGACCTGGTTAGATAA
- a CDS encoding type 2 periplasmic-binding domain-containing protein, whose translation MKSKRFRLLMIAMLVVVMSFTLVGCGGDSGNTSSGNTSNGASTGGQAVEPEHVWTVTSAWVAGFRFNEYVEKHMEMIEKYSDGRIKINLYTGNELVPSMETWDAVESGLVDAAHM comes from the coding sequence GTGAAAAGTAAGAGGTTTCGTTTATTAATGATTGCTATGTTGGTCGTTGTTATGAGTTTTACCCTGGTTGGCTGTGGGGGAGATTCAGGGAATACTTCATCAGGAAATACAAGTAATGGGGCATCAACAGGTGGACAAGCTGTGGAACCTGAGCATGTCTGGACAGTTACTTCAGCCTGGGTTGCCGGGTTCAGATTTAATGAGTACGTTGAGAAGCATATGGAAATGATTGAGAAGTATAGTGATGGTCGTATTAAAATCAACCTTTACACAGGTAATGAGCTTGTTCCCTCAATGGAAACATGGGACGCAGTTGAAAGCGGTCTAGTTGACGCAGCACATATGTGA